The Deinococcus sp. KNUC1210 nucleotide sequence TCCATTATGTTTGAGAACCTTGGCAACCGCCTCCAGGACATTCTGGAAAAATTGCGCCGCGAGAGCAAACTGACCGAAGCGCAGGTCAAGGCAGCGATGCGCGAGATCCGCATGGCGCTGCTGGAAGCCGACGTGAATTTCGGTGTGGCCCGCGATTTCGTGGCCCGTGTCAGCGAGAAGGCGGTGGGGGCCGAGGTGCTGGGGTCTCTGACTGCCGGGCAGCAGGTCGTGAAACTGGTTCATGACGAACTGATCGAGACGCTGGGCGGCAAGTCGCAGCAGCCGACCCTGAAAAACGATGGCAACGTGATTTTTATGGTGGGGCTTCAGGGTGCGGGCAAGACCACGAGTACCGGCAAACTGGCGAAGTTCTACAAGGAGAAGGGGCGGCGCGTGCTGCTGGTCGCGGCGGATACCCAGCGCCCAGCGGCACGCGAACAGCTGAGGGTGCTGGGCACACAGGTCGGCGTACCGGTGCTGGAAGTGGCGAACGGCGAAACCCCCGAGCAGACGCGGGCGCGGGTGCAGGAATTCCAGCGCGGCGATTTCCGCGATCTGATCATCGTGGACACGGCAGGCCGCCTGCAGATCGACGAGGGTCTGATGGACGCCCTGAGCGACCTGAAAACGGCGATGCAGCCCACCGAGACACTGTTGGTGGTCGATGCGATGACCGGGCAGGAAGCGCTGAACGTCGCCAAGACCTTCGATGAGCGCATCGGGCTTTCGGGCCTGATCATCACCAAGATGGACGGCGACGCACGCGGCGGTGCAGCGCTCTCGGCGCGGTTCGTGACCGGTAAACCCATCTATTTTGCGGGCACCAGCGAGAAGCTGACCGGTCTGGAGCCCTTCTACCCCGACAGGGTGGCGGGCCGCATCCTGGGCATGGGCGACGTGCTGGGCCTGATCGAGCGGGCGCAGCAGGCCGATCTCGCCCAGATGGAGATGAAGAAGGCCGGGGAATTCGATCTGGAAGACCTGCTGACACAGCTTCGCCAGATCCGGAAGATGGGACCGCTGGGCGACCTGCTCAAACTCATCCCCGGAATGAGCCGCGCCCTGCCGGAAGGCTTCAATGTCGATGAGAAGCAGATTCAGCGGATCGACGCCCTGATCTCCAGCATGACCCTGAAAGAGCGCCGCAATCCTGGCATCCTGAACGCCTCGCGCCGCAAACGCATCGCGGGCGGGTCGGGCAGCACCGTGCAGGAAGTCAACAAGCTCATCAAGATGCACGAGCAGATGAAGGGCATGATGAAGATGCTCCAGGGCATGCAGGGAGGCCTGGGCGGCGGCAAGGGCGGCAAGATGCCCAAACTTCCGCCGGGGATGAGCGGAATGGGCGGTCTGCCGGGAATGGGCGGCAAGAAATAAGCTTCCATCACAGTTCTTGACTCTTTTCAGGTCGCTCCGTATACTGCCTGACGCTGCCGCTCTGAGGCGGTGCAGGTCGGGACGTTAGCTCAATAGGTAGAGCAGCTGACTTTTAATCAGCGGGTTCCGGGTTCAAGTCCCGGGCGTCCCACCAGAACAGACCCCGCCGAGTGCGGGGTTTTTGCATAGATCCCCAGCGCTGCGTCGGGCACTGGACCAAATGGCGTCTTGGAAGCTCCGAGCTGTGCAACGTTGCTCTGCACCTCCTGTTTCTGCTCAGGCTGGTCGAAGCAAACCCGTGACCGGATGCAGCTTTCAACGGAACGGGTTTCTGACTGCGGCTCTGAACCGCTTTCGTCGGTTGCGAACACTCCCGCCCTGAAGGACATTCTTGCCGGAGTTATCCCAGACCGCGTGGACTCAGATCGACGCGTACCCGTGCCGAGAAGCGCCGGTCCAGCGCGCTCAGCAGGGTGTTCAGCCGCTCTTCGTTGCGTGTTCGCAGCAGCAGCTGGTACGGGTAGACGCCGCGCACGCGGGCCAGCGGGCTGGGCGCCGGGCCGAGCACCTCCTGGCTGACTGCGCCTGCGCCGTGCAGCGTGTCGGCCACGTCCTGCGCGGCCTGTGCGGCCCGGCCCCTGTCCCGCGCCGCCACCTCGATAAAGGTCAGCAGGCGGTGTGGCGGATAGCCCAGATCCTGCCGGGCATGAGCTTCCAGCGCCGGATAATAGCCCGCGTCGCGGTTGTGCAGCACGCATTGCAGCGCCGGATGTTCGGCCTGAAAGGTCTGCACCACCGTCAGGGGCGCACGCTCGGGATGCCAGCCGAGCAGCTGCCGCAGCAGGCGGTGATAGCGCTCGCCCGCCCGGAAATCCGAGATGTTCAGCCAGGTGTCGGCCAGCGTGACGCCGATGAGGGCCAGATTGGGCGGGCAGGTCAGCGACAGCAGCGCCTGAGTGCCCACCACCACGCCCGGCTCGCCCGCGTCCAGCGCACTCAGATCGTCCTGATGGTCGCGGTCGTAGCGGTACACCGGGAAGCCGGGCAGCAGCTTTTTCACTTCCTGCACGATCCATTCGGTGCCGGGGCCACGTGCCTGCCACATCGGATCGCCGCAGTGGTCACAGCGGTCGGGAATGCCCACCTCATAGCCGCACTGGTGGCAGTGCAGCGCCCGCCGTTCCTGATGAAAGCGCAGCGAAACGTCGCAGTTGGGGCAGCCGGGAGTGTACTGGCAGCTGGAGCAGCGCAGCAGCGCCGAATAGCCGCGCCGGGGGGCCAGCAGCACCGCCTGTCGCCCGCGTGCCTGTACCTGCCGCAGCACCTTGCCCAGATCGTGCGAGATCGGATAGCCCAGGTCGCTGGGTTTCAGGTGCGGACTGCTGAGCGGCCCCATCTGTGGCTGCTCTGTGGGGGCCGCGTAATCCACGATATGCAGGCGCTGGCGGGGCGGCGGCAGCACCGGGCCGGGGTGCAGCAGACTCTCGGCGGCGGGCACACAGCCCAGCAGCGCCAGCGGAATATCTCCGGCGGCGGCCATCCGCTCGGCCAGATCGGGCACGAAGGCCCGCGAGCCGCTCAGCAGTTTGTGGGCGTCGCTGCCCTCTTCCAGCACCACGATCAGGCCCAGGTCGGCATGCGGAGCACACAGGGCCAGGGCCGTTCCGATCACCAGCCCTGCCTCGCCGCGCTGTACCTGCGCCCAGGCGTGCTCGCGCTGCACCTCGCTGAGCGTGCCGCTGAAGCAGAGCGCCCGCGTGCCCGCTTCCAGTGCGAGCCCCGACAGATGTTCCCAGGCTCCGCGCAGGGTGGCGCTGTCGGGCGCGAGAATCGTGACGCCCCGGCCCAGCTCCAGCAGCCGCCGAATACGTGGGGCCAGCCGTGAAAAGCGCTCGGCCTCGCGCCCGCCGTGCAGCCGCCAGATTCTTTCCTGCGGCATCGTGTCGGAGACGGGACGTGGCAGCCAGGTGGAAGCGGCAGGCAGCGCGGGCGGGGGTGCGGGCAGCGACACGCTCTCGGCCCAGCCCTGTGCCAGCAGCCGCGTCACAGCGCTCTGCGGCACTCCGGCGGCCTCTGCCCAGGCGGCCTGACTGGCAAAAGGCCCCCGCGTGTTCAGAAGTTCCCAGGCGGGTGGCAGCGGTCTTTCGTGGAGGGTGGAAGTGGCCCAGCCGCGCTCCAGCACGCCGCGTACCACCCCGGCTCCGACGCCCGCACCGCTGCTCCACTCGCTCAGGCGACTCACCGGGCCATGCGCCTTCAGCCACAGCCATGCCTGCTGCTGTTTAGGGGTGAGCGGCTGCGTTCCGGTGGCCTCCGCCTGCCAGCCCTCGCTGTATCTGGCCTCGACGGGCACATCGGCACACCGCCGCGCCCGGTAGCCGGTAACGGTGCGCGGCGCGGCCCCGAACGCTTCATCCAGCAGGCCCTGTTCCCGGATGCGGTCGAGCAGGCCGGGTGCGTAGCTACTTGCTTCGCTCCACTCGGCTCCCGGCACCGCGTCTGCGAACATGCCCAGATCGGCTCCGGCGACTGCCCGCACGCTGTGAAGGTACCGCGCTTCCCAGCCCACGCCCACGAAATCGCACAGCAGCAGACCCAGCGGGATGCGCGACAGCCGGGACAAGCCGCAGGTCGCCTCGACGAAGGCCGGGTGAACGTGCGGCGCGTCGTCGAGCAGATGCACCGCCTCGCGCAGCCGTCCACGCCCCTGGGTATCACTGGTGCCCACGACCAGTCCCACGCTCAGTTCGCCGCGCCAGGGAATCAGGACGCGGTGCCCGGTGGGGGTCGGCTGCGCGGGATTCCAGCCGTGTGGCGGCAGAAAATCGAGGGCCGGGGCGGGAATCGGGAGGGCGATCAGCCAGGGAGTGGGGGAGTGGGGGAGGGCTGACATGCCGGGCCAGTATGGCGTGGGGGCTGGCCTCATACAGTGATGGGGCCGGATCGGTGCACCTGGGAAATCATTCCAGCAGGCCACAGCGCCCCCAGACCAAACCTAAACTACTTCCATGCCTGAAGCCGCCATCTTCCACCTGACGCCAGAAGACATCGCCACCCTCTCGCCCACCGATCTTGCTGCCCGCCTGGCGCACCGCCCCGGCACGCTGGGAGAGCGCATGGGCATCATGCTGCTGGAAGCGGGTCCTGAACGGCTGGTGGCGACTCTGCCGGTCGAGGGCAACCGCCAACCTGCCGGACGGCTGCACGGCGGGGCAAGTGCGGCGCTGGCCGAGGAACTGGCGAGTATCGGAAGCTGGCTGAACCTGGATATCCGCAGAGAGGTGGCGGTGGGCGTGGACCTGAATATCACGCATGTACGGGGCGCGACCGGCGGTGAGGTGCGGGGCGTGGCCGAACGGGTCTACCGGGGCCGCTCGGTGCTGGTCTGGACGGTCAGCATCTTCAACGAGCACGGCAAACTGACGAGCACCGCCCGCTGCACCTGCAACGTGGTCAGGGTCTGAACGTCGTCTGAATCGCAAGCCGGGAAGCCCAGCGGCAACCGGAAAACGGGCGTGCTGTACCCGGTTTCCTGAAAACTTCGGAGAGGGCACCTGAGACGCCCACCCTCCGCTCTGCTAGGCTGTGCGGGCATGAGTTCAGAGGCGCATCTTTCCAGCTTGTCGACGCCCGCGCGAGGGGGCGAATCTCACCTTCACCCCGCCCCCCTACTGGTTTCGCTGGGCGACCTGGCCTGGGACGTGCTCGCCAAGCCCGATACCCTGCTGCTGGCGGGCGGCGACACGACCGGGCGCATGGAACTGTCGGGCGGCGGCAGCGCGGCCAATCTGGCGGTCTGGGCGCAGCGGGTCGGGTTTCCCAGCACCTTTGTCGGCAAGATCGGAGACGATACCTTCGGTGAACTGGCGCTGGCGACCCTGCGCGAGGAAGGCGTGGGCCTGGAAGTCACGGTTTCGCGTGAGCATCCGACCGGCGTCATTCTGGCGCTGATCGACGGACACGGCCAGCGGGCCATGCTGACCGGCAAGGGCGCAGACTGGGAACTGCTGCCCGCCGAGCTGCCCATCGCCACCATCCAGAGCGCCCGTCATCTGCACCTGACCGCCTGGAGCCTGTTCCGCGATCCGCCGCGCCGCGCTGCCCTCGAAGCGGCGCGGGTGGCACATGCGGCGGGCGTCACGCTGTCGCTCGATCCCGGCAGCTTTCAGATGATCGAGCAGCTCGGACGCAGCAGATTCCTCAAGATCATCGACAGCATTCCTTTCGACATCATCTTTCCCAATGCCGACGAGGCGCGGGCCATGAGCGGCGAGGATACTCCTGAGCGGGCGCTCGACTGGTTCCGCGAGCGCTACCCGGCAGCGCTGGTCGTGCTGAAGATGGATGAGCACGGAGCGCTGCTGGAAGGCCCGCAGCAGACCAGGGCGCACGTGGCGGCCACCGACGACCACCCGCAGGACGCCACCGGAGCCGGAGACGCCTTCGGGGGTGCCTTTCTGGCCTCCTACCTGCTCCACCAGAACGCGGTGCGGGCTGCCGAGTGTGCCGCGCAGGTGGGCGGCTGGGTGGTGTCGCGCTTCGGAGCACGCCCACCCATCGACGACGAACTTCAGGCGCGGCTGGCTCCCTTCCGGCAGACCACAGCGGGCGTGCAGCCATGAACGCGCCCGCTGTGACGCCCCCGCCCGGTGCCCCGGTCCCTCCCCGGCGGCGGGGCTGGCGCTGGTGGCAGGTGTTGCTGCTCCTGCTGCTGCTGATTCTGCTGGTGCTGGGCGGCGGGGTGGCCTACGTCTACGACCTGACGCGCCCGCCCGCTGCCGTATCGGGCAACGAAAAGCAGCCGTATACCCTGGAGGTCAAACCCGGCGACACGCTGATGGGCGCGGCAGAACGGCTCCAGCAGGCGGGCATCGTGCGCTCTGGCGACGTTCTCAGAACCATCATGCGGCTGCGCGGCACGGCGGGGCGGCTGCGCGAAGGCTATTACGATCTTCCGGTGGGGCTGGACGCCTTTCAGGTCGCCGAGCGGCTTGCCGATACGCCCCGTCCACGCATCCGTACCGTGACCATCCCCGAGGGCAAGCGCCTGAAAGACCTGCCCGCCATTTTCGCGGCGGCGGGGCTGGGTGACGCTGCTGGCCTGAAAACCTCTCTGAACGACGTCAAGCTCAGCCGCTACGCCCGGGGCACGCTGGAAGGCTTTCTCTTTCCGGCAACGTACCCCTTCCGCCCGGAGGTCAGCAGCAAGGACATCGTGAATACCCTGGTCACGCGCATGGAGCAGGAGTTCACGCCGGAGCGGGTGGCGACTGCCCGCAAGCTGGGCCTGAGCGTCAACGACTGGGTGACGCTGGCGAGCATGGTTCAGGCCGAGGCGGCCAATACCGCCG carries:
- the ffh gene encoding signal recognition particle protein — its product is MFENLGNRLQDILEKLRRESKLTEAQVKAAMREIRMALLEADVNFGVARDFVARVSEKAVGAEVLGSLTAGQQVVKLVHDELIETLGGKSQQPTLKNDGNVIFMVGLQGAGKTTSTGKLAKFYKEKGRRVLLVAADTQRPAAREQLRVLGTQVGVPVLEVANGETPEQTRARVQEFQRGDFRDLIIVDTAGRLQIDEGLMDALSDLKTAMQPTETLLVVDAMTGQEALNVAKTFDERIGLSGLIITKMDGDARGGAALSARFVTGKPIYFAGTSEKLTGLEPFYPDRVAGRILGMGDVLGLIERAQQADLAQMEMKKAGEFDLEDLLTQLRQIRKMGPLGDLLKLIPGMSRALPEGFNVDEKQIQRIDALISSMTLKERRNPGILNASRRKRIAGGSGSTVQEVNKLIKMHEQMKGMMKMLQGMQGGLGGGKGGKMPKLPPGMSGMGGLPGMGGKK
- the priA gene encoding primosomal protein N' produces the protein MSALPHSPTPWLIALPIPAPALDFLPPHGWNPAQPTPTGHRVLIPWRGELSVGLVVGTSDTQGRGRLREAVHLLDDAPHVHPAFVEATCGLSRLSRIPLGLLLCDFVGVGWEARYLHSVRAVAGADLGMFADAVPGAEWSEASSYAPGLLDRIREQGLLDEAFGAAPRTVTGYRARRCADVPVEARYSEGWQAEATGTQPLTPKQQQAWLWLKAHGPVSRLSEWSSGAGVGAGVVRGVLERGWATSTLHERPLPPAWELLNTRGPFASQAAWAEAAGVPQSAVTRLLAQGWAESVSLPAPPPALPAASTWLPRPVSDTMPQERIWRLHGGREAERFSRLAPRIRRLLELGRGVTILAPDSATLRGAWEHLSGLALEAGTRALCFSGTLSEVQREHAWAQVQRGEAGLVIGTALALCAPHADLGLIVVLEEGSDAHKLLSGSRAFVPDLAERMAAAGDIPLALLGCVPAAESLLHPGPVLPPPRQRLHIVDYAAPTEQPQMGPLSSPHLKPSDLGYPISHDLGKVLRQVQARGRQAVLLAPRRGYSALLRCSSCQYTPGCPNCDVSLRFHQERRALHCHQCGYEVGIPDRCDHCGDPMWQARGPGTEWIVQEVKKLLPGFPVYRYDRDHQDDLSALDAGEPGVVVGTQALLSLTCPPNLALIGVTLADTWLNISDFRAGERYHRLLRQLLGWHPERAPLTVVQTFQAEHPALQCVLHNRDAGYYPALEAHARQDLGYPPHRLLTFIEVAARDRGRAAQAAQDVADTLHGAGAVSQEVLGPAPSPLARVRGVYPYQLLLRTRNEERLNTLLSALDRRFSARVRVDLSPRGLG
- a CDS encoding PaaI family thioesterase, with product MPEAAIFHLTPEDIATLSPTDLAARLAHRPGTLGERMGIMLLEAGPERLVATLPVEGNRQPAGRLHGGASAALAEELASIGSWLNLDIRREVAVGVDLNITHVRGATGGEVRGVAERVYRGRSVLVWTVSIFNEHGKLTSTARCTCNVVRV
- a CDS encoding carbohydrate kinase family protein, with protein sequence MSTPARGGESHLHPAPLLVSLGDLAWDVLAKPDTLLLAGGDTTGRMELSGGGSAANLAVWAQRVGFPSTFVGKIGDDTFGELALATLREEGVGLEVTVSREHPTGVILALIDGHGQRAMLTGKGADWELLPAELPIATIQSARHLHLTAWSLFRDPPRRAALEAARVAHAAGVTLSLDPGSFQMIEQLGRSRFLKIIDSIPFDIIFPNADEARAMSGEDTPERALDWFRERYPAALVVLKMDEHGALLEGPQQTRAHVAATDDHPQDATGAGDAFGGAFLASYLLHQNAVRAAECAAQVGGWVVSRFGARPPIDDELQARLAPFRQTTAGVQP
- the mltG gene encoding endolytic transglycosylase MltG, producing MNAPAVTPPPGAPVPPRRRGWRWWQVLLLLLLLILLVLGGGVAYVYDLTRPPAAVSGNEKQPYTLEVKPGDTLMGAAERLQQAGIVRSGDVLRTIMRLRGTAGRLREGYYDLPVGLDAFQVAERLADTPRPRIRTVTIPEGKRLKDLPAIFAAAGLGDAAGLKTSLNDVKLSRYARGTLEGFLFPATYPFRPEVSSKDIVNTLVTRMEQEFTPERVATARKLGLSVNDWVTLASMVQAEAANTAEMPTIAGIFLNRLKVNIALGADPTVAYGLGKDLNQLDRSAGDFTKDTPYNTYTRKGLPAGPINNPGEAALLSILNSRRTTATGKQALYFVHGLDGKIHVNSDYASHLRDVARYR